Proteins encoded within one genomic window of Gallus gallus isolate bGalGal1 chromosome 1, bGalGal1.mat.broiler.GRCg7b, whole genome shotgun sequence:
- the PRRG1 gene encoding transmembrane gamma-carboxyglutamic acid protein 1 isoform X3, which translates to MDSVFLTEDKANSVYKRYRRANKFLEELKQGDIEHECREEICTYEEAREAFENEEKTKEFWKVYKNGLQGESNTGHSWAENSMCVLLSQLESLLNTKE; encoded by the exons ATGGACAGCG TGTTCTTAACAGAGGACAAAGCCAATTCTGTGTATAAAAGATACCGAAGGGCCAACAAATTTTTGGAAGAATTAAAGCAAGGTGACATAGAACACGAATGCAGAGAAGAAATCTGTACCTATGAAGAAGCAAgagaagcatttgaaaatgaggaaaagacg AAGGAGTTCTGGAAAGTCTACAAAAATGGACTTCAGGGAGAAAGTAACACAGGACATAGCTG GGCTGAGAACTCTATGTGTGTGCTACTTTCACAACTTGAAAGTTTACTCAACACTAAAgaatga
- the PRRG1 gene encoding transmembrane gamma-carboxyglutamic acid protein 1 isoform X4, with amino-acid sequence MSSRGPFQQLLFCESEERDSYTGSTVHTAAWSSWSISYRLRFDICKFCALTVIIMDSVFLTEDKANSVYKRYRRANKFLEELKQGDIEHECREEICTYEEAREAFENEEKTKEFWKVYKNGLQGESNTGHSWAENSMCVLLSQLESLLNTKE; translated from the exons atgagctccagaggtcccttccaacaacTACTGTTCTGTGAGTCTGAGGAGAGGGACAGTTACACAG GCAGCACTGTTCATACAGCAGCGTGGAGTTCATGGAGCATTAGCTACAGACTCAG atttgaTATTTGCAAGTTTTGTGCCTTGACAGTGATCATCATGGACAGCG TGTTCTTAACAGAGGACAAAGCCAATTCTGTGTATAAAAGATACCGAAGGGCCAACAAATTTTTGGAAGAATTAAAGCAAGGTGACATAGAACACGAATGCAGAGAAGAAATCTGTACCTATGAAGAAGCAAgagaagcatttgaaaatgaggaaaagacg AAGGAGTTCTGGAAAGTCTACAAAAATGGACTTCAGGGAGAAAGTAACACAGGACATAGCTG GGCTGAGAACTCTATGTGTGTGCTACTTTCACAACTTGAAAGTTTACTCAACACTAAAgaatga
- the PRRG1 gene encoding transmembrane gamma-carboxyglutamic acid protein 1 isoform X2, translating to MDSVFLTEDKANSVYKRYRRANKFLEELKQGDIEHECREEICTYEEAREAFENEEKTKEFWKVYKNGLQGESNTGHSWYSFYLAFPLIIGLFVILIVIFVIWRCLFKKKTRRQSVYAHRGAHEAIGDGAVSDGRGSLPQPLSIVHSPQEDMFEVSGLSPGGLSYADTRSDSISTRLSNCDPPPSYEEATGEISLRRSEVEQHLDPPPQYEDIMNSSSANAIALSPVITSTK from the exons ATGGACAGCG TGTTCTTAACAGAGGACAAAGCCAATTCTGTGTATAAAAGATACCGAAGGGCCAACAAATTTTTGGAAGAATTAAAGCAAGGTGACATAGAACACGAATGCAGAGAAGAAATCTGTACCTATGAAGAAGCAAgagaagcatttgaaaatgaggaaaagacg AAGGAGTTCTGGAAAGTCTACAAAAATGGACTTCAGGGAGAAAGTAACACAGGACATAGCTGGTATTCATTTTACCTTGCATTTCCATTAATCATTGGCCTTTTTGTTATCCTCATTGTCATTTTTGTCATATGGAGATgcctgtttaaaaagaaaacacgtaGACAGTCGGTGTACGCGCACAGGGGAGCCCACGAAGCAATAGGTGACGGTGCTGTGTCTGACGGCAGAGGTTCGCTCCCGCAGCCTCTCAGCATTGTTCATTCCCCACAGGAGGACATGTTTGAAGTCAGTGGGCTCTCTCCAGGAGGTCTGAGCTATGCCGATACACGATCAGACTCAATATCCACAAGGCTGTCAAACTGTGATCCTCCTCCTTCATACGAGGAAGCCACTGGTGAAATCAGTCTGAGAAGAAGTGAAGTTGAACAACATTTAGATCCACCCCCACAATATGAAGACATTATGAATTCTAGTTCAGCCAATGCAATTGCACTATCTCCTGTTATCACCAGTACTAAATAA
- the PRRG1 gene encoding transmembrane gamma-carboxyglutamic acid protein 1 isoform X1 codes for MSSRGPFQQLLFCESEERDSYTGSTVHTAAWSSWSISYRLRFDICKFCALTVIIMDSVFLTEDKANSVYKRYRRANKFLEELKQGDIEHECREEICTYEEAREAFENEEKTKEFWKVYKNGLQGESNTGHSWYSFYLAFPLIIGLFVILIVIFVIWRCLFKKKTRRQSVYAHRGAHEAIGDGAVSDGRGSLPQPLSIVHSPQEDMFEVSGLSPGGLSYADTRSDSISTRLSNCDPPPSYEEATGEISLRRSEVEQHLDPPPQYEDIMNSSSANAIALSPVITSTK; via the exons atgagctccagaggtcccttccaacaacTACTGTTCTGTGAGTCTGAGGAGAGGGACAGTTACACAG GCAGCACTGTTCATACAGCAGCGTGGAGTTCATGGAGCATTAGCTACAGACTCAG atttgaTATTTGCAAGTTTTGTGCCTTGACAGTGATCATCATGGACAGCG TGTTCTTAACAGAGGACAAAGCCAATTCTGTGTATAAAAGATACCGAAGGGCCAACAAATTTTTGGAAGAATTAAAGCAAGGTGACATAGAACACGAATGCAGAGAAGAAATCTGTACCTATGAAGAAGCAAgagaagcatttgaaaatgaggaaaagacg AAGGAGTTCTGGAAAGTCTACAAAAATGGACTTCAGGGAGAAAGTAACACAGGACATAGCTGGTATTCATTTTACCTTGCATTTCCATTAATCATTGGCCTTTTTGTTATCCTCATTGTCATTTTTGTCATATGGAGATgcctgtttaaaaagaaaacacgtaGACAGTCGGTGTACGCGCACAGGGGAGCCCACGAAGCAATAGGTGACGGTGCTGTGTCTGACGGCAGAGGTTCGCTCCCGCAGCCTCTCAGCATTGTTCATTCCCCACAGGAGGACATGTTTGAAGTCAGTGGGCTCTCTCCAGGAGGTCTGAGCTATGCCGATACACGATCAGACTCAATATCCACAAGGCTGTCAAACTGTGATCCTCCTCCTTCATACGAGGAAGCCACTGGTGAAATCAGTCTGAGAAGAAGTGAAGTTGAACAACATTTAGATCCACCCCCACAATATGAAGACATTATGAATTCTAGTTCAGCCAATGCAATTGCACTATCTCCTGTTATCACCAGTACTAAATAA
- the PRRG1 gene encoding transmembrane gamma-carboxyglutamic acid protein 1 isoform X5 yields MDSVFLTEDKANSVYKRYRRANKFLEELKQGDIEHECREEICTYEEAREAFENEEKTKEFWKVYKNGLQGESNTGHSWRTCLKSVGSLQEV; encoded by the exons ATGGACAGCG TGTTCTTAACAGAGGACAAAGCCAATTCTGTGTATAAAAGATACCGAAGGGCCAACAAATTTTTGGAAGAATTAAAGCAAGGTGACATAGAACACGAATGCAGAGAAGAAATCTGTACCTATGAAGAAGCAAgagaagcatttgaaaatgaggaaaagacg AAGGAGTTCTGGAAAGTCTACAAAAATGGACTTCAGGGAGAAAGTAACACAGGACATAGCTG GAGGACATGTTTGAAGTCAGTGGGCTCTCTCCAGGAGGTCTGA